One genomic region from Rattus norvegicus strain BN/NHsdMcwi chromosome 10, GRCr8, whole genome shotgun sequence encodes:
- the Med9 gene encoding mediator of RNA polymerase II transcription subunit 9 — protein MASSGVAGGRQAEDTLQPPPELLPESKPPPPPQPLPVAALPPPAAPRPQSPAGVKEENYSFLPLVHNVIKCMDKDSPDLHQDLNALKTKFQEMRKLIGTMPGIHVSPEQQQQQLHSLREQVRTKNELLQKYKSLCMFEIPKE, from the exons ATGGCTTCTTCTGGGGTGGCGGGTGGGAGACAGGCTGAAGATACGCTACAGCCACCGCCCGAGCTGCTGCCCGAGTCcaagccgccgccgccgcctcagCCTTTGCCTGTCGCCGCGCTCCCGCCGCCGGCGGCTCCGCGGCCTCAGTCCCCCGCTGGCGTGAAAGAGGAGAATTACTCTTTTTTGCCGTTGGTTCACAATGTCATCAAATG CATGGACAAGGACAGCCCGGATCTCCACCAGGACCTGAACGCCCTCAAAACAAAGTTCCAGGAGATGCGGAAGCTCATAGGCACCATGCCTGGCATCCATGTGAGCCctgagcagcaacagcagcagctacACAGCCTCCGAGAGCAAGTCAGGACCAAGAATGAGCTTCTGCAGAAGTACAAGAGCCTCTGCATGTTTGAGATCCCCAAGGAGTAG
- the Rasd1 gene encoding dexamethasone-induced Ras-related protein 1 isoform X1, producing the protein MKLAAMIKKMCPSDSELSIPAKNCYRMVILGSSKVGKTAIVSRFLTGRFEDAYTPTIEDFHRKFYSIRGEVYQLDILDTSGNHPFPAMRRLSILTGDVFILVFSLDNRDSFEEVQRLKQQILDTKSCLKNKTKENVDVPLVICGNKGDRDFYREVEQREIEQLVGDDPQRCAYFEISAKKNSSLDQMFRALFAMAKLPSEMSPDLHRKVSVQYCDVLHKKALRNKKLLRAGSGGGGDHGDAFGILAPFARRPSVHSDLMYIREKTSVSSQAKDKERCVIS; encoded by the exons ATGAAACTGGCCGCGATGATCAAGAAGATGTGCCCAAGCGACTCTGAACTGAGTATCCCGGCCAAGAACTGCTACAGGATGGTCATCCTCGGCTCATCCAAAGTGGGCAAGACGGCCATCGTGTCGCGCTTCCTCACGGGCCGCTTCGAGGACGCTTACACCCCTACCATTGAAGACTTCCACCGAAAGTTTTACTCGATCCGCGGCGAAGTCTACCAGTTGGACATACTGGACACATCTGGCAATCATCCGTTTCCCGCCATGCGGCGCCTCTCTATCCTCACAG GAGACGTTTTCATTCTGGTGTTCAGCTTAGACAACCGCGACTCCTTCGAGGAGGTGCAAAGGCTCAAACAGCAGATCCTAGACACCAAGTcctgtctcaagaacaaaaccaaagagaATGTGGACGTGCCGCTGGTCATTTGCGGTAACAAAGGGGACCGGGACTTCTACCGCGAAGTGGAGCAGCGGGAGATTGAGCAGCTGGTGGGCGATGACCCTCAGCGTTGTGCCTACTTCGAGATCTCGGCCAAGAAGAATAGCAGCCTGGACCAGATGTTCCGTGCGCTCTTTGCCATGGCCAAGCTGCCTAGCGAGATGAGCCCTGACTTGCACCGCAAGGTGTCTGTGCAGTACTGTGACGTGCTGCACAAAAAGGCTCTGAGGAACAAGAAGCTTCTGCGTGCGGGCAGCGGAGGTGGGGGCGACCACGGAGATGCCTTTGGCATCTTGGCGCCCTTTGCTCGCAGACCTAGCGTGCATAGCGACCTCATGTACATTCGTGAGAAAACCAGTGTCAGCAGCCAGGCTAAGGACAAGGAGCGCTGTGTCATCAGTTAG